The Neobacillus sp. PS3-34 genome has a window encoding:
- the nadC gene encoding carboxylating nicotinate-nucleotide diphosphorylase encodes MNKLKLRQLLEQFFIEDIGEQDLTSDLIFRENTQGNIVFIAKEDGVFCGEEIIESGFSLLNAEIKTDIFLKDGEFFENGQRIAAASGKISDLLKGERVILNLVQRLSGIATLTRMAVDSLNSKKTKICDTRKTTPGLRMMEKYAVRCGGGFNHRYGLYDGVMIKDNHIAFAGSITKAVESVRKQLGHMIKVEVEIETIEQLFEAIKAKADVIMFDNRTPKEIAEWINLVPDTIITEASGGINLDQLESYGKTGIDYISLGILTHSSRALDISVKVSWDSEVGAE; translated from the coding sequence TTGAACAAACTAAAGCTGCGGCAACTACTTGAACAGTTTTTTATTGAAGATATCGGAGAACAGGATTTAACTAGTGATTTAATTTTTAGAGAGAATACACAGGGAAATATAGTGTTTATTGCAAAGGAGGATGGGGTTTTTTGCGGTGAAGAAATCATTGAGTCAGGTTTCAGCCTTCTAAACGCGGAAATCAAGACAGATATTTTTTTAAAAGATGGGGAATTTTTTGAAAACGGTCAGAGAATAGCAGCTGCATCTGGAAAAATATCTGATTTATTGAAAGGAGAAAGGGTGATCCTGAATCTGGTTCAAAGGTTGAGCGGTATCGCAACCTTAACTAGAATGGCTGTGGACTCATTAAACAGCAAGAAGACAAAAATCTGCGATACACGAAAGACAACTCCCGGATTACGGATGATGGAGAAATATGCCGTCCGCTGTGGTGGTGGCTTTAACCATCGTTATGGTCTTTATGACGGAGTAATGATAAAGGACAATCATATCGCTTTTGCAGGCTCGATCACTAAAGCCGTAGAGTCAGTCCGTAAACAATTAGGACATATGATAAAGGTGGAAGTTGAAATAGAAACGATAGAGCAATTATTTGAAGCAATTAAAGCAAAAGCAGACGTCATCATGTTTGATAATCGAACTCCAAAAGAAATTGCAGAATGGATTAACCTTGTTCCGGATACTATCATTACCGAGGCATCGGGCGGAATCAATCTGGATCAGCTTGAGTCGTATGGGAAAACAGGGATTGATTATATTTCTCTTGGAATCCTTACTCATTCCTCCAGGGCGCTAGATATCAGTGTGAAGGTATCCTGGGATAGCGAAGTGGGGGCTGAATAA
- the nadA gene encoding quinolinate synthase NadA, whose amino-acid sequence MNILETLQNSNMLPDIYRKMTREEMELRVLELKARYGKKLFIPGHHYQKDEVIQFADAIGDSLKLAQISAENTEAEFIVFCGVHFMAETADILTSNHQKVFLPDMRAGCSMADMADIYQTERAWVRLQEIFGDTILPLTYVNSTAAIKAFVGTFGGATVTSSNAESMVKWAFSQKERILFLPDQHLGRNTAVNLGVCQDEMAVWDPNNEILEYSGDPLKIKVILWKGHCSVHENFTVRNIADIRSRNPEMKIIVHPECRREVVELSDEAGSTSFIIDMIEKAESGSSWAIGTEMNLVSRLIKNHPDKNIISLNPHMCPCLTMNRIDLPHLVWCLESLESGKNHNIIEVSKDIALNAKMALEKMLNI is encoded by the coding sequence ATGAACATCCTGGAAACTCTGCAAAATAGTAATATGCTTCCGGATATATACAGAAAAATGACGAGAGAGGAAATGGAACTCAGGGTTTTGGAACTTAAGGCTAGGTATGGAAAAAAGTTATTTATACCTGGGCACCACTATCAAAAAGATGAAGTGATTCAATTTGCAGACGCTATCGGGGATTCTCTCAAGCTGGCTCAAATATCTGCTGAAAATACAGAAGCAGAGTTTATTGTGTTTTGCGGTGTCCATTTCATGGCTGAAACGGCTGATATATTAACTTCCAACCACCAAAAAGTTTTCTTGCCTGATATGCGGGCTGGGTGTTCGATGGCGGACATGGCGGATATTTACCAAACGGAAAGGGCTTGGGTTAGGCTGCAGGAGATATTCGGAGATACGATTCTGCCGTTAACCTATGTAAATTCTACGGCGGCCATAAAAGCATTTGTAGGTACATTTGGAGGTGCCACAGTGACATCCTCCAATGCGGAATCCATGGTGAAATGGGCATTTTCTCAAAAAGAACGTATTCTGTTTTTGCCTGATCAGCATTTAGGAAGAAATACAGCTGTTAATCTTGGTGTATGTCAGGACGAAATGGCTGTATGGGATCCGAATAATGAAATACTTGAATATAGTGGGGACCCTTTAAAAATTAAAGTAATACTATGGAAGGGGCATTGTTCAGTCCATGAAAATTTTACTGTTCGGAATATTGCGGATATACGGAGCCGAAATCCTGAAATGAAAATCATTGTCCATCCAGAGTGCCGGAGGGAAGTGGTAGAATTATCAGATGAAGCGGGATCGACCAGCTTTATTATCGATATGATTGAAAAAGCGGAAAGCGGCTCTTCATGGGCAATCGGGACGGAAATGAACCTTGTCAGCCGATTGATCAAAAATCATCCCGATAAAAATATTATTTCTTTAAATCCTCATATGTGCCCTTGCCTTACGATGAACCGAATTGACTTGCCCCATCTCGTATGGTGCTTGGAGAGTCTCGAATCAGGAAAAAATCATAATATAATTGAAGTAAGTAAGGACATCGCGTTAAATGCTAAAATGGCGCTTGAAAAAATGTTGAATATCTAA
- the safA gene encoding SafA/ExsA family spore coat assembly protein, whose protein sequence is MKIHIVQKGDTLWKIAKKYGVNFEELKKMNSQLSNPDMIMPGMKVKVPTSGGMVKKETPKMGSNPGAPISLGTKKEMPIAEHPFAKEKPVPQPIKEAPVKEAPMQPILKEAPKAPYIPKMPQPVVPEIDINNYYMLNMANMSVQQPQQQPQLPPAPAPILPAKEVPIKPESPESPIQMPIQGGVEQPMYPQYCVPISPVMPGPGFNYPWGYPQQPAMPYAPLQGAMMAPSPGMVPANPGMMGANPGAMPAYPSGAPGYYHSDESSSFMPQMPQQMQMPPQQMQMMPQQMQMPPQQMQMMPQQMQMPPQQMQMMPQQMPMMGEQMYYPRMEKGKKEAPIFKQEIIQAPIIQPAPQPIQAPIMQPAPAPQPMPVPQPMPVQMPIAQVPYVPYPDCCYPVSPIMPGPGFGNPGMGYPYGQMPYNYPQMGSYPQVPGAMESMESSNIQMGYPQMGGQMPMGVNPQMAGMPANPDCGCGPQVYAPPYSGQMGQPPLINPYGMGPMGTSPYGMPRYHDEGSEFDD, encoded by the coding sequence GTGAAGATCCATATCGTACAGAAAGGGGATACTCTTTGGAAAATCGCCAAGAAGTACGGCGTGAATTTTGAAGAGCTGAAAAAGATGAATTCACAGCTCAGCAACCCTGATATGATTATGCCCGGTATGAAAGTGAAAGTTCCAACTTCAGGTGGTATGGTAAAAAAAGAGACACCTAAAATGGGATCTAACCCCGGTGCACCAATCAGTTTAGGAACAAAAAAAGAAATGCCAATTGCTGAGCATCCGTTTGCGAAAGAGAAGCCAGTACCACAGCCGATTAAGGAAGCTCCTGTGAAAGAAGCTCCCATGCAGCCCATTTTAAAAGAAGCTCCAAAAGCACCATATATTCCAAAAATGCCGCAGCCAGTAGTGCCTGAAATTGACATTAATAATTATTATATGTTGAATATGGCTAACATGTCTGTTCAACAGCCCCAACAGCAGCCACAGCTCCCACCAGCACCAGCACCGATTCTTCCAGCAAAGGAAGTCCCAATAAAACCAGAATCTCCTGAATCACCAATTCAAATGCCTATTCAAGGAGGGGTAGAACAGCCAATGTATCCACAATATTGCGTACCAATTTCACCTGTAATGCCAGGTCCTGGCTTTAATTATCCTTGGGGATATCCTCAGCAGCCGGCAATGCCATATGCGCCTTTACAAGGAGCAATGATGGCACCAAGTCCAGGAATGGTTCCGGCAAACCCAGGTATGATGGGGGCAAACCCTGGTGCAATGCCAGCATATCCTTCAGGGGCACCAGGCTATTACCATTCAGATGAATCCTCATCATTTATGCCGCAGATGCCACAGCAAATGCAAATGCCGCCGCAGCAAATGCAGATGATGCCACAGCAAATGCAAATGCCGCCACAGCAAATGCAGATGATGCCGCAGCAAATGCAAATGCCACCGCAGCAAATGCAAATGATGCCACAACAAATGCCGATGATGGGTGAGCAGATGTATTATCCACGGATGGAAAAAGGTAAAAAGGAAGCTCCAATTTTCAAACAGGAAATTATTCAAGCGCCTATAATTCAGCCAGCACCACAGCCCATTCAGGCACCAATCATGCAGCCCGCACCGGCACCACAGCCTATGCCAGTACCTCAGCCAATGCCAGTTCAAATGCCGATAGCTCAAGTACCTTATGTTCCTTATCCAGATTGTTGCTATCCTGTTTCGCCAATCATGCCAGGGCCGGGTTTTGGAAATCCAGGAATGGGATATCCATATGGGCAAATGCCATATAATTATCCTCAAATGGGTTCTTATCCGCAAGTACCGGGAGCAATGGAATCAATGGAATCATCTAATATTCAAATGGGTTATCCGCAGATGGGTGGGCAAATGCCAATGGGGGTAAATCCGCAGATGGCAGGAATGCCGGCTAATCCAGATTGCGGATGCGGACCACAAGTATATGCTCCGCCATATTCAGGGCAGATGGGTCAACCGCCATTAATTAATCCATATGGAATGGGCCCAATGGGAACATCTCCTTATGGTATGCCTAGATACCATGATGAAGGCAGTGAATTCGACGATTAA